The proteins below come from a single Mytilus edulis chromosome 5, xbMytEdul2.2, whole genome shotgun sequence genomic window:
- the LOC139525393 gene encoding hemicentin-1-like: MMFWQGWLMILYISQTSGYVNLETTDNPLWIKKSRSFKLSCNGDKEINWYKSSELLESNDNVIISKQRLVTGNTEKHVTDIAIDKTTPTDSGIYNCSDGTEQKSIQVKVVQGRVKTNPSSGITAFEGETLTLVCEYEGDTRLDVNWYKDQKESLASHGFVSSRRTVSNQNVKTTLQTTKTRLSRSDRGSYYCEAGPYIKTIVIHVLTDSCNNRLVSGMTGIPDDKITALSYYKDILHDDSPYCARLNHTNTPLCGGWSPIAMNTRQWIQVSFPHFTVVRSIVTAGRYTTESRNEWVTAYRVIYSKDGINWDKYKDTKGKILNFAANFDKSTPVSTVLPIPVVARYLRLQPTSWNQKISLRFDVVGCLLPSELRITQEDTGKLNLLIPNNLNVQCNYTGPFRPNIVWYKDGVRILDSSGFMQTVNTSWLDDRIVSTASLTREITMYNASGLYTCVDRTSKQNKSVTVEAAQLKMNPNFKRVWVLKNTELEVSCKYSGSKTKRISWTHNNNRNVQSLGFNVVTNTKFEHSVSHTTSTITKDTKTMDNVNNITCSEGDLSRTIQVRVLTGEGHSQYLVLGEDLVLSCKIGEVDVATEIYWTKNHKPLNMIESLRGKYKYSSDTKTLTIQHADIVDAGHYECNILLEVGSSQQQHLTLPIEVNSKPTISLEGQKEVKTGDTLHLYCKVTGYPVPTIAWYKDDNPITGGDRCNFLPYDDAQKGHFVLFDINSSDKGKYQCRGTTVESEFVESFLLITVKGNLLTDDLLIVCVAVTGSVIVLAIVCCAACIRCKSKHKQPMQYRTPLQNKPLLTRRYVEMQVVTRDKSMTSLEEIDQLPPPPPPVDPWEDASTIDDSSLTYERIPKIRDRQISSA; this comes from the exons ATGATGTTTTGGCAGGGATGGTTAATGATCCTGTATATTTCACAAACATCAG GGTATGTAAACCTTGAAACAACAGATAACCCCTTATGGATAAAGAAATCTAGATCGTTCAAACTATCCTGTAATGGCgataaagaaataaattggtACAAAAGTTCAGAACTCTTAGAAAGCAATGACAATGTAATTATCTCGAAGCAACGTTTGGTAACCGGAAATACAGAAAAGCATGTGACGGATATTGCGATCGACAAAACCACTCCGACGGACAGTGGAATTTACAACTGCTCAGATGGAACTGAACAAAAGAGCATACAAGTCAAAGTTGTTCAAG GTCGCGTAAAGACAAATCCCTCCAGTGGAATAACAGCATTTGAAGGTGAAACGTTAACTCTTGTTTGTGAGTATGAAGGGGATACCAGACTGGATGTAAACTGGTACAAAGACCAGAAAGAATCACTAGCTAGTCATGGATTTGTGTCCAGCAGACGAACAGTATCCAATCAGAATGTTAAAACAACCTTACAGACAACTAAAACACGACTATCAAGATCTGATAGAGGGTCTTATTACTGTGAAGCTGGTCCTTATATCAAGACAATAGTAATTCATGTACTTACAG aTTCTTGTAATAATCGACTAGTTTCTGGAATGACTGGTATACCAGATGACAAAATTACAGCTTTATCATACTACAAAGATATTCTGCATGATGACTCGCCGTATTGCGCTCGTCTCAATCATACAAACACACCTTTATGTGGAGGATGGTCTCCCATCGCTATGAATACAAGACAGTGGATACAG GTGTCATTTCCACATTTTACAGTAGTACGATCTATAGTGACCGCGGGGAGATATACAACGGAATCACGAAATGAATGGGTAACGGCTTACAGAGTTATATACAGTAAGGATGGAATAAACTGGGATAAGTACAAAGATACCAAAGGCAAGATACTG AATTTTGCAGCGAACTTTGATAAATCGACCCCGGTATCTACTGTACTTCCCATACCTGTTGTTGCTAGATATCTACGTCTACAACCAACATCATGGAACCAGAAGATATCTCTCAGATTTGACGTGGTTGGATGTTTACTACCTAGCG AGCTGCGTATAACACAGGAAGACACTGGGAAATTAAACTTGCTCATCCCgaataatttaaatgttcaatgtaACTACACTGGTCCATTCAGACCTAATATTGTGTGGTATAAAGATGGCGTTAGAATCTTGGACAGTTCTGGTTTCATGCAGACAGTAAACACGTCTTGGCTTGACGACAGGATTGTGTCTACGGCTTCTCtgacaagggagataactatGTACAATGCTTCAGGACTGTATACATGTGTCGACAGAACGAGCAAACAAAATAAGTCTGTGACAGTGGAGGCTG CACAATTGAAAATGAACCCAAATTTTAAACGAGTATGGGTTCTAAAAAATACGGAACTTGAAGTTTCTTGTAAATATTCTGGTTCAAAGACAAAAAGAATATCATGGACTCACAACAACAATAGAAATGTACAAAGTTTAGGTTTTAATGTGGTGACAAACACCAAATTTGAGCACAGTGTTTCACACACTACATCGACTATAACAAAGGATACAAAGACAATGGATAATGTAAATAATATCACATGTTCTGAAGGGGATCTGTCTAGGACTATACAAGTGAGAGTATTGACAG GAGAGGGACATTCACAGTATTTGGTACTTGGTGAAGACTTGGTATTATCATGTAAAATAGGGGAAGTAGACGTCGCCACCGAAATTTATTGGACTAAAAATCACAAGCCACTAAATATGATAGAATCATTGAGAGGGAAATACAAATACAGTTCTGACACTAAGACCTTAACAATTCAGCATGCAG ACATAGTTGATGCAGGTCATTATGAGTGCAATATATTACTGGAGGTTGGCAGCAGCCAACAACAGCATTTGACTTTACCCATAGAAGTCAATT CTAAACCTACGATAAGCCTGGAAGGACAGAAAGAGGTAAAGACTGGCGACACGTTACATCTATACTGTAAAGTTACTGGTTACCCTGTTCCTACGATAGCCTGGTATAAAGATGACAACCCAATAACTGGTGGTGACAGATGTAACTTTCTGCCTTACGATGACGCACAGAAAGgccattttgttttgtttgatattaATTCAAGCGACAAGGGTAAATACCAATGCCGAGGAACTACAGTGGAATCTGAATTTGTAGAATCGTTTCTGCTTATAACAGTTAAAg GTAACTTATTGACAGACGACTTGTTGATTGTGTGTGTGGCTGTGACAGGTTCAGTAATAGTTCTAGCTATAGTATGCTGTGCTGCATGCATCAGATGTAAATCAAAACATA AGCAACCAATGCAGTATAGGACTCCATTGCAAAACAAACCTCTTct GACAAGACGATAcgttgaaatgcaagttgtaacGCGTGACAAAAGTATGACGTCATTGGAAGAAATTGACCAACTTCCACCTCCACCGCCACCTGTTGATCCATGGGAGGACGCATCAACGATAGATGATTCGTCGTTGACATATGAACGTATACCAAAAATTCGCGACAGGCAAATTTCGTCAGCTTGA